One Maribacter dokdonensis DSW-8 genomic region harbors:
- a CDS encoding SAM-dependent methyltransferase, with translation MSTQNGKIGKVYLIPSTLGDMPPLEVLPISIKQTIERLDHYVVENEKTARHFIKKISPRKSQPGLKLFVLNKFTEPEEIPTFLNPCLEGNDVGILSEAGCPGIADPGAAVVKIAHSKNIQVIPLVGPSSILLALMASGMNGQNFAFNGYLPIDSSDRKKYIKNLERRSKEENQSQVFIETPYRNNKMLEELIKTLAPSTSICVAADITLPTEYIKTKTAINWKKENVDLHKRPAIFIIQA, from the coding sequence ATGAGCACACAAAACGGTAAAATTGGAAAAGTTTATTTGATTCCTTCTACGCTTGGCGATATGCCACCGTTAGAAGTATTACCCATTTCTATAAAACAAACCATAGAGAGACTTGATCATTATGTGGTGGAGAACGAAAAAACCGCTCGACATTTTATAAAAAAAATAAGTCCCAGAAAATCCCAACCTGGCTTAAAACTTTTTGTTCTTAACAAGTTCACTGAACCAGAAGAAATTCCCACTTTTTTAAACCCTTGCTTGGAAGGTAACGATGTAGGCATACTATCTGAAGCTGGTTGCCCAGGTATAGCCGATCCTGGTGCCGCCGTGGTAAAAATAGCCCACAGCAAAAACATTCAAGTTATTCCATTAGTAGGTCCCTCTTCCATTTTATTAGCTTTAATGGCAAGTGGCATGAACGGTCAAAATTTTGCATTCAACGGGTACCTCCCTATTGATAGTTCTGACCGAAAAAAATATATTAAAAATTTAGAGCGTAGATCAAAAGAAGAAAACCAATCTCAAGTTTTTATAGAGACACCTTACAGAAACAATAAAATGCTTGAAGAGTTGATTAAAACCCTTGCACCAAGCACAAGTATATGTGTTGCTGCCGATATTACATTACCTACCGAATACATTAAGACCAAAACAGCAATTAACTGGAAAAAAGAAAATGTAGATCTACACAAAAGACCGGCTATATTTATAATCCAAGCATAA